Proteins co-encoded in one Vicia villosa cultivar HV-30 ecotype Madison, WI unplaced genomic scaffold, Vvil1.0 ctg.000567F_1_1, whole genome shotgun sequence genomic window:
- the LOC131629461 gene encoding serine--glyoxylate aminotransferase-like — MDYVNAPGRNRFFVPGPVNIPDQVIRAMSRNNEDYCSLAIPALKKVLLKDVKKIFKTTTGTPFLFPTTGTGAGESALTNTLSPGDRIVSFVIGQLSLLWIDQQQCLKFNIDVVECKWGRGADLDVLESKLASDSAHTIKAIFTVHNETATGVTNNLAKVRQLLDAYNHPALLLVDGVSSICTLDFSMDKWGVDVAIIGFVVAIPKAIEASKIGKSLRVFFDWADYLKFYKLGTYWPYTPSIQLLYGLSAALDLIFEEGLEQWDPGVILEP; from the coding sequence ATGGATTATGTTAATGCACCAGGAAGAAATCGTTTCTTTGTTCCAGGGCCGGTTAACATACCCGACCAGGTTATTCGGGCTATGAGCCGAAACAACGAGGACTATTGTTCTCTTGCAATTCCAGCTCTAAAAAAAGTGCTACTTAAGGATGTCAAAAAGATTTTCAAGACTACTACTGGAACACCGTTTCTTTTCCCTACAACTGGTACTGGTGCTGGGGAGAGTGCTCTGACAAACACATTGTCACCTGGAGATCGGATTGTGTCTTTCGTGATAGGCCAATTAAGTTTGCTTTGGATTGATCAGCAGCAATGCCTTAAATTTAACATTGATGTTGTGGAATGTAAATGGGGCCGTGGCGCCGATCTCGACGTTTTGGAATCAAAACTTGCTTCAGATTCTGCACACACCATAAAGGCTATTTTCACTGTTCACAATGAGACAGCAACTGGTGTCACCAATAACTTGGCCAAAGTCAGACAACTTCTTGATGCATACAACCATCCAGCCCTCCTCCTGGttgatggagtgtcatccattTGTACTCTCGATTTCAGCATGGACAAATGGGGAGTAGATGTGGCTATAATAGGATTTGTGGTTGCTATCCCTAAAGCTATTGAAGCTTCGAAAATTGGTAAATCACTTAGAGTTTTCTTTGATTGGGCTGACTACCTCAAATTCTACAAGTTAGGAACCTATTGGCCATACACTCCTTCCATTCAGCTTCTCTATGGTCTCAGCGCAGCCCTTGATCTCATTTTCGAGGAAGGACTTGAGCAATGGGATCCAGGAgtaattttagaaccttga